The following proteins come from a genomic window of Salvia hispanica cultivar TCC Black 2014 chromosome 4, UniMelb_Shisp_WGS_1.0, whole genome shotgun sequence:
- the LOC125218261 gene encoding 40S ribosomal protein S11-2-like — protein sequence MAEQTEKAFLKQPKVFLCSKKSGKGKAPGKGGNRYFKSIGLGFKTPREASEGTYIDKKCPFTGNVSIRGRILAGTCHSAKMMRTIIVRRNYLHWVKKYQRYEKRHSNIPAHISPCFRVKEGDHVTIGQCRPLSKTVRFNVLKVIPAGSSGLGKKAFTGM from the exons ATGGCGGAACAG ACCGAGAAGGCTTTTTTGAAGCAGCCCAAGGTGTTTCTATG CTCTAAGAAGTCTGGTAAGGGTAAGGCCCCAGGAAAGGGAGGCAACCGCTACTTTAAGAGCATTGGACTCGGATTCAAAACCCCGCGCGAGGCTTCTGAAG GCACATACATTGACAAGAAGTGCCCTTTCACTGGTAATGTATCCATCAGAGGGCGTATCCTTGCTGGAACTTGCCACAGCGCAAAGATGATGCGGACTATCATTGTTAGACGTAACTACCTCCACTGGGTGAAGAAGTACCAACG ATATGAGAAGAGGCACTCCAACATACCAGCTCACATTTCCCCATGCTTTCGCGTTAAGGAAGGCGACCATGTCACCATTGGTCAATGCAG GCCATTGTCCAAAACTGTGAGGTTCAATGTTCTTAAGGTTATTCCAGCTGGTTCTTCTGGTCTTGGGAAGAAGGCTTTTACAGGGATGTGA